In Nocardioides sp., the following proteins share a genomic window:
- a CDS encoding PLDc N-terminal domain-containing protein, giving the protein MTDEKRRWSDLTRTQRHAILTAGAAELALTTYALVDLARRDPAQVRGRRSLWPLAFVVQPFGPLAYLRWGRRR; this is encoded by the coding sequence GTGACTGACGAAAAGCGACGATGGTCGGATCTGACGCGCACGCAACGCCACGCCATCCTCACGGCCGGAGCGGCCGAGTTGGCATTGACGACCTATGCCCTCGTCGACCTCGCCCGGCGTGACCCGGCGCAAGTACGCGGTCGCCGGAGCCTGTGGCCGTTGGCCTTCGTGGTCCAGCCCTTCGGGCCCCTCGCGTATCTGCGGTGGGGCCGTCGAAGGTAG
- a CDS encoding YebC/PmpR family DNA-binding transcriptional regulator encodes MSGHSKWATTKHKKAVIDAKRGKMFAKLIKNVEVAARLGGGDPAGNPTLYDAIQKAKKSSVPNDNIDRAVKRGSGAEAGGAAYDTIMYEAYGANGVAVLIECLTDNKNRAAMEVRTAVTRNGGTMADPGSVSRLFTRKGVVIVTKTQEEREVGEDDILEAALDAGAEEVEDLGDQIEVQSEATDVVAVRTALQDAGIDYDSADVNFVASMEIPVDAEAAAKVFRLIDALEDLDDVQNVFANVDVSDEVMAELDA; translated from the coding sequence ATGTCCGGCCACTCCAAATGGGCGACCACCAAGCACAAGAAGGCGGTCATCGATGCCAAGCGCGGCAAGATGTTCGCCAAGTTGATCAAGAACGTCGAGGTGGCAGCGCGCCTGGGTGGCGGTGACCCCGCAGGCAACCCGACGCTCTACGACGCCATCCAGAAGGCCAAGAAGTCGTCGGTCCCCAACGACAACATCGACCGCGCGGTCAAGCGCGGCTCTGGAGCCGAAGCAGGTGGGGCCGCCTACGACACGATCATGTACGAGGCGTACGGCGCCAACGGTGTGGCCGTGCTGATCGAGTGCCTGACCGACAACAAGAACCGGGCCGCGATGGAGGTACGCACCGCTGTCACGCGCAACGGTGGCACCATGGCCGACCCTGGTTCGGTCTCGCGTTTGTTCACCCGCAAGGGCGTGGTGATCGTGACCAAGACCCAGGAGGAGCGCGAGGTCGGCGAGGACGACATCCTCGAGGCCGCGCTCGACGCCGGTGCCGAGGAGGTCGAGGATCTCGGCGACCAGATCGAGGTGCAGTCCGAGGCGACCGACGTGGTCGCGGTGCGTACGGCATTGCAAGACGCCGGCATCGACTATGACTCCGCCGACGTCAACTTCGTGGCCAGCATGGAGATCCCGGTCGACGCGGAGGCAGCAGCCAAGGTGTTCCGGCTCATCGATGCCCTGGAGGACCTCGATGATGTGCAGAACGTCTTCGCCAACGTCGACGTCTCCGACGAGGTCATGGCCGAACTCGACGCCTGA
- the pdxT gene encoding pyridoxal 5'-phosphate synthase glutaminase subunit PdxT, whose amino-acid sequence MPLSIGVLALQGDVREHLHALRRLGVEAMPVRRLDELERIDGLILPGGESTTMIKLAALFGLLDPLRARIRAGLPAFGTCAGMILLADEIEDGIDGQETLGGLDITVRRNAFGRQVDSFETDLDFAGQAAPVHAVFIRAPWVERAGDEVTVLARVGDVPHAGAAAGRIVAVQQGMLMATSFHPEIGGPEIGGPEISGHGGDGDRIHQHFVDLVRSR is encoded by the coding sequence GTGCCACTGTCCATCGGCGTGCTCGCCCTTCAAGGCGATGTCCGCGAACACCTTCACGCGTTGCGCAGACTCGGCGTCGAGGCGATGCCCGTACGCCGTCTCGACGAACTCGAGCGCATCGACGGGCTGATCCTGCCCGGCGGCGAGTCGACGACGATGATCAAACTGGCTGCGCTGTTCGGCCTCCTCGACCCCCTGCGAGCCCGGATCCGTGCCGGACTGCCCGCCTTCGGCACCTGCGCGGGGATGATCTTGTTGGCCGACGAGATCGAGGACGGCATCGACGGCCAAGAAACCCTGGGCGGTCTCGACATCACGGTGCGGCGCAACGCCTTCGGGCGCCAGGTCGACTCTTTCGAGACCGACCTCGACTTCGCCGGCCAGGCCGCACCGGTACACGCCGTCTTCATCCGTGCGCCCTGGGTCGAGCGTGCGGGTGACGAGGTCACCGTGTTGGCGCGAGTCGGCGACGTGCCGCACGCCGGTGCCGCCGCAGGTAGGATCGTGGCTGTTCAGCAAGGCATGCTGATGGCGACGTCGTTCCACCCCGAGATAGGGGGGCCCGAGATAGGGGGGCCCGAGATCAGCGGGCATGGAGGCGACGGCGATCGGATTCATCAGCATTTCGTGGACCTGGTCCGGTCTCGCTGA
- a CDS encoding serine hydrolase domain-containing protein: MSRPLAALLTILALLAVPLAPAGSAPGRADTSYDARIRGWDVATPAAADFRAKRLAWLARQAKRRNSTCFAVVRDGRLVRDWNWLQHTRDTPREVFSVTKSVTATLIGIAARDGDLKVSDRASKYIPRWRKGPSRHVTIRHLLSNSSGRFWSFKGDYGRLFQARNRTKYAVGLRQQYAPGATWAYNNAAIQTLDLILRRATGMATDDFAQRRLFGPLGMRNTSMTRDPSGRSTNTYFGLRTTCLDIAKFARLYLQRGRLGERRILSKAFVRAATGRSSTAHAANYGYLWWLNRPGILRGATDRVDRHGQPLDRAYGKLAPRASERAFAALGFGGQTVLVDPGSRTIVVRLGIVKQGVHYTFEDATRVVTWAQRRR; this comes from the coding sequence ATGTCACGACCGCTCGCGGCCCTCCTCACCATCCTCGCCCTGCTGGCGGTCCCGCTGGCGCCCGCGGGCTCAGCCCCCGGGCGGGCCGACACGTCGTACGACGCTCGGATCCGAGGCTGGGACGTGGCGACACCGGCCGCGGCCGACTTCCGGGCCAAGCGCCTGGCGTGGCTGGCGAGACAGGCCAAACGCCGCAACTCCACGTGCTTCGCGGTGGTGCGCGACGGCCGCCTGGTCAGGGATTGGAACTGGCTCCAGCACACCCGCGACACCCCGCGCGAGGTCTTCTCGGTCACCAAGTCGGTGACTGCGACCCTGATCGGGATCGCGGCGCGAGACGGCGACCTCAAGGTTTCGGACCGAGCGTCCAAGTACATCCCCAGGTGGCGCAAAGGCCCGTCTCGCCACGTGACCATCCGCCACTTGCTGAGCAACAGCAGCGGTCGCTTCTGGTCGTTCAAGGGTGACTACGGCCGCCTCTTCCAAGCGCGCAACCGGACCAAGTACGCGGTCGGCCTTCGCCAGCAGTACGCCCCCGGAGCCACCTGGGCCTACAACAACGCCGCGATCCAGACGCTCGACCTGATCTTGCGACGCGCGACCGGGATGGCGACCGACGACTTCGCGCAGCGGCGACTGTTCGGGCCCCTGGGAATGCGCAACACCTCGATGACGCGGGACCCCAGCGGTCGCTCGACCAACACCTATTTCGGCTTGCGCACGACCTGCCTGGACATCGCGAAGTTCGCTCGCTTGTATCTGCAGCGCGGAAGGCTCGGCGAGCGCCGCATCCTGTCCAAGGCGTTCGTTCGCGCGGCGACCGGACGCTCGTCGACGGCTCACGCCGCGAACTACGGCTACCTGTGGTGGCTCAACCGCCCCGGCATTCTGCGCGGCGCGACCGATCGGGTCGACCGGCACGGCCAGCCGCTCGACCGGGCGTACGGAAAACTCGCGCCGCGCGCCTCCGAGCGCGCGTTCGCCGCGCTCGGCTTCGGTGGCCAGACGGTGCTCGTCGATCCGGGCTCTCGCACCATCGTGGTGCGTCTCGGCATCGTCAAGCAGGGCGTGCACTACACGTTCGAGGACGCCACACGAGTAGTGACCTGGGCTCAGCGGCGGCGCTAG
- the pdxS gene encoding pyridoxal 5'-phosphate synthase lyase subunit PdxS codes for MTEQDAAASTDTHEIPTTGTTRVKRGMAEMLKGGVIMDVVTPDQAKIAEDAGAVAVMALERVPADIRAQGGVSRMSDPDMIDGIIAAVSIPVMAKARIGHFAEAQVLQSLGVDYIDESEVLTPADYAHHIDKWTFRVPFVCGATNLGEALRRITEGAAMIRSKGEAGTGDVSNAVTHMRTIRTEMRRLQGLADDELYVAAKELQAPYELVKEIARTGKLPVVLFTAGGIATPADAAMMMQLGAEGVFVGSGIFKSGNPAQRAEAIVKATTFFDDPDVVAKVSRGLGEAMVGINVEEIPQPHRLAERGW; via the coding sequence ATGACCGAGCAGGACGCCGCCGCGTCGACCGACACCCACGAGATCCCCACGACCGGCACCACGCGCGTCAAGCGCGGCATGGCCGAGATGCTCAAGGGCGGCGTCATCATGGACGTGGTCACCCCCGATCAGGCCAAAATCGCCGAGGATGCCGGTGCCGTCGCGGTGATGGCACTCGAGCGCGTCCCTGCCGACATTCGTGCTCAGGGGGGAGTCTCGCGGATGAGCGATCCCGACATGATCGACGGGATCATCGCAGCGGTCTCGATCCCGGTCATGGCCAAGGCCCGCATCGGCCACTTCGCCGAGGCGCAGGTGCTGCAGAGTCTGGGAGTCGACTACATCGACGAGTCCGAGGTGCTGACCCCGGCCGACTACGCCCACCACATCGACAAGTGGACCTTCCGGGTGCCGTTCGTGTGCGGCGCGACCAACCTGGGCGAGGCCCTGCGCCGCATCACCGAGGGCGCCGCGATGATCCGCTCCAAGGGCGAGGCCGGCACTGGGGATGTCTCCAACGCGGTGACTCACATGCGCACGATCCGCACCGAGATGCGTCGGCTCCAAGGGCTGGCCGACGACGAACTCTATGTCGCTGCCAAGGAGTTGCAGGCGCCGTACGAACTGGTCAAGGAAATCGCCCGCACCGGCAAACTGCCGGTCGTGCTCTTCACGGCGGGCGGCATCGCGACACCGGCGGATGCCGCGATGATGATGCAGTTGGGAGCCGAGGGCGTCTTCGTCGGCTCGGGCATCTTCAAGTCCGGCAACCCGGCCCAGCGCGCGGAGGCCATCGTCAAGGCGACCACCTTCTTCGACGACCCCGACGTGGTCGCCAAGGTGTCGCGCGGGTTGGGCGAGGCGATGGTCGGCATCAACGTCGAGGAGATCCCACAGCCACACCGACTCGCCGAGCGCGGCTGGTGA
- a CDS encoding CDP-alcohol phosphatidyltransferase family protein produces the protein MLENIRGIVTAIISPIARLLLRLGVSPDAVTLVGTLCTCGAALWLAPQGHLIAAALSVTAFALFDLLDGTMARMSDRVTKFGAFFDATLDRIADATVFGAVILYFGTIGNTFGQATSLFCLVTGAAVSYARAKGESLGFTARAGLMERADRLVVLGLCAIAADLSDKPEILAWGLLVLGVLTSVTLVQRMLTVRTQATEATRTA, from the coding sequence ATGCTTGAGAACATCCGCGGGATCGTCACCGCGATCATCAGCCCGATCGCCCGGCTGCTCCTGCGCCTGGGAGTCAGCCCCGATGCCGTCACGCTCGTGGGCACTTTGTGCACCTGCGGAGCCGCGCTGTGGTTGGCTCCGCAGGGCCATCTGATCGCCGCCGCCTTGTCGGTGACCGCATTCGCGCTGTTCGACCTGCTCGACGGCACGATGGCGCGGATGTCCGACCGGGTGACCAAGTTCGGCGCGTTCTTCGACGCCACGCTCGACAGGATCGCCGACGCGACCGTATTCGGCGCGGTGATTCTCTACTTCGGCACGATCGGGAACACCTTCGGCCAGGCGACCAGCCTGTTCTGCCTGGTCACCGGCGCGGCTGTTAGCTATGCCCGCGCCAAGGGCGAGTCGCTCGGCTTCACCGCTCGCGCGGGGCTGATGGAGCGTGCCGACCGCTTGGTCGTCCTCGGCCTGTGCGCGATCGCCGCGGACCTCTCCGACAAGCCCGAGATCCTCGCCTGGGGGCTGCTCGTCCTGGGGGTGCTGACGTCCGTCACGCTGGTCCAGCGGATGCTGACCGTACGCACTCAGGCCACCGAGGCCACGCGCACGGCGTGA
- a CDS encoding HIT domain-containing protein: MDALERLWTPYRMAYIAGASDEPNRHEPRGCPFCAMREPREHDLVVHRGETAFAVLNLHPYNPGHLMVLPYRHVADLEDLTADESLEMTALTTQAVRTIKQVAAPHAFNVGFNLGGVAGGSLASHLHQHVVPRWEGDANFMTVLNGTKVMPQLLEDTRDLLAGAWPV; the protein is encoded by the coding sequence GTGGACGCGCTCGAACGCCTGTGGACGCCCTATCGAATGGCCTACATCGCGGGAGCGTCCGATGAGCCGAACCGGCACGAGCCCCGCGGCTGCCCCTTCTGTGCGATGCGTGAGCCGCGCGAGCATGATCTGGTCGTGCACCGGGGTGAGACGGCGTTCGCCGTGCTCAACCTGCACCCGTACAACCCCGGGCACCTGATGGTGCTGCCCTATCGCCACGTCGCCGACCTCGAAGACCTCACCGCCGACGAGTCCTTGGAGATGACCGCCCTGACGACCCAGGCCGTACGCACCATCAAGCAGGTCGCCGCGCCGCACGCCTTCAACGTCGGCTTCAACCTGGGGGGAGTGGCCGGCGGTTCCCTGGCCAGTCACCTGCACCAGCATGTGGTGCCGCGCTGGGAGGGCGACGCCAACTTCATGACCGTGCTCAACGGCACCAAGGTGATGCCGCAACTGCTGGAGGACACCCGCGATCTGCTGGCGGGTGCCTGGCCCGTGTGA
- a CDS encoding dipeptidase produces the protein MADHLRHVTDILRRHPVLDGHNDLPWEARRVGYDFEALDLAAGTVGRTHTDLPRLHEGCVGGQFWSVFVPCSLKGAEAVRATHEQIDAVEEMARRWPGDLRLARTTDEVTRAFDDGMVASLLGAEGGHSINESLDELRSLFERGVRYLTLTHNSNTPWADSATDLPVLGGLSDFGHDVVREMNSLGMLVDLSHVSHDTMRDALATTSAPAIFSHSSTYALCDTPRNAPDDVLETLRDNGGVLMVTLVPYFLSQASRDWHVPLWEDMTRRGTIDDDDPAAYRAEVESWAASYGVRPDATIQDAVAHFEHAREVMGIDHLGIGGDYDGVDHLPLGLEDVSTYPLLFAALAERGWSDDDLAKVANRNVLRVLRAAEDAAD, from the coding sequence ATGGCTGATCACCTTCGGCACGTGACCGACATCCTGCGCCGACACCCTGTGCTCGACGGACACAACGACCTGCCGTGGGAAGCGCGGCGGGTCGGCTACGACTTCGAGGCGCTGGATCTGGCGGCTGGCACGGTCGGGCGTACGCACACCGACCTGCCGCGCTTGCACGAGGGCTGCGTCGGCGGGCAATTCTGGTCTGTCTTCGTGCCCTGCTCGCTCAAAGGCGCCGAGGCCGTACGCGCCACTCACGAGCAGATCGACGCGGTCGAGGAGATGGCGAGGAGATGGCCCGGCGACCTGAGACTGGCGCGCACCACTGACGAGGTCACGCGTGCCTTCGACGACGGCATGGTCGCCTCGTTGCTGGGCGCGGAGGGCGGCCACTCGATCAACGAGTCTCTGGACGAGTTGCGCTCGCTCTTCGAGCGCGGGGTGCGCTATCTGACCCTCACCCACAACTCCAACACGCCGTGGGCCGACTCGGCCACCGACCTGCCTGTGCTGGGTGGCCTGTCCGACTTCGGTCACGACGTCGTGCGCGAGATGAACTCGCTCGGGATGCTGGTGGATCTCAGTCACGTCAGCCACGACACGATGCGCGATGCGCTCGCCACCACCTCGGCGCCCGCGATCTTCAGCCATTCGAGCACGTACGCGTTGTGCGACACCCCTCGAAACGCGCCCGACGACGTCCTGGAGACGCTGCGCGACAACGGTGGCGTGCTGATGGTGACGCTGGTGCCTTACTTCCTGTCTCAGGCCAGCCGTGACTGGCATGTGCCGCTGTGGGAGGACATGACCCGGCGCGGGACGATAGATGACGACGACCCGGCCGCCTATCGGGCCGAGGTCGAGTCCTGGGCCGCGTCCTACGGCGTACGCCCCGACGCCACGATCCAAGACGCCGTCGCCCACTTCGAACACGCCCGAGAGGTGATGGGCATCGACCATCTGGGCATCGGCGGCGACTACGACGGCGTCGATCACCTGCCGCTCGGCCTGGAGGACGTCTCGACCTATCCCCTGCTGTTCGCGGCGTTGGCCGAACGCGGGTGGAGCGACGACGACCTGGCCAAGGTGGCGAATCGCAACGTGCTGCGGGTGCTGCGCGCCGCGGAGGACGCCGCAGACTGA
- a CDS encoding EamA family transporter, translated as MTVLDTSTSAAGDARTRARHGVLMALCSMFCVQLGLALAVGLIDDLGVEGAAWIRLFFAGPLMLLIVRPWRYSFSRNALLGAIGLGVVVAGVTMLFMAAIDRLPLGTASALEFLGPLGVAVVRGKGTARLWALVAALGVLLLTQPWTGEVDGVGVLFALSAAACWAAYIVLSQLVGDELGGFVGLGIALPVAALVSTAFVGHDAFGKLTPELALAGIGLALLLPVIPFALEMLALGRLTAAAFGTLMALEPAFALLLGLVVLHQVPDLLALAGVACVIAAGMGAERSGARDHLVPVTAD; from the coding sequence ATGACCGTTCTCGACACCTCCACCAGCGCCGCCGGCGACGCGCGGACTCGGGCTCGGCACGGCGTCCTGATGGCGCTGTGCTCGATGTTCTGCGTCCAACTCGGTCTGGCGTTGGCGGTCGGTCTGATCGATGACCTCGGGGTGGAGGGCGCAGCCTGGATCCGGCTCTTTTTCGCCGGTCCGCTGATGCTGCTGATCGTGCGCCCGTGGCGCTACAGCTTCTCGCGCAACGCCCTGCTCGGCGCGATCGGACTCGGCGTGGTCGTCGCGGGGGTGACCATGCTCTTCATGGCCGCGATCGACCGCCTGCCCCTGGGCACCGCGAGCGCGCTGGAGTTCCTGGGACCTCTCGGCGTCGCAGTCGTACGCGGCAAGGGGACGGCGCGCCTCTGGGCTCTCGTCGCCGCGCTCGGGGTGCTGTTGCTCACCCAGCCGTGGACCGGAGAGGTCGACGGCGTGGGCGTGCTGTTCGCCTTGTCTGCGGCAGCCTGCTGGGCGGCGTACATCGTGTTGTCCCAATTGGTCGGAGACGAACTCGGCGGTTTCGTCGGCCTCGGCATCGCGCTGCCGGTCGCGGCGCTCGTGTCGACGGCCTTCGTGGGTCACGACGCCTTTGGCAAACTTACGCCCGAGCTCGCGCTCGCCGGGATCGGCTTGGCACTGCTGTTGCCCGTGATCCCATTTGCCCTGGAGATGCTGGCACTCGGTCGACTCACCGCGGCTGCGTTCGGCACCCTGATGGCGCTCGAACCCGCCTTCGCGCTGTTGTTGGGGCTGGTCGTGTTGCACCAAGTGCCGGATCTGCTCGCGCTTGCGGGCGTGGCCTGCGTGATCGCTGCCGGGATGGGCGCAGAGCGCAGCGGTGCACGCGACCACCTGGTGCCCGTCACGGCAGATTGA
- a CDS encoding LysR family transcriptional regulator — protein sequence MDLKRLELLVDLSRLGSMTEVAYAHHTSTSTVSQHLAALTREAGVPLLEPDGRRVRLTPAGRRLTDHAVRILAEVDAARRALDPDAEPTGSVRVSGFASAIRRTLLPAIATLSTSAPGLHVEMFEFEPAEAFAGLLADSLDLALTYDYQLAPAALPAGLEARALWTRTWGIVVPEADARVTLPELSGRDWIVNSRNDADEIAVRTLAGLAGFSPSITHRIENLDLVCDLVRAGRGVGLMPEDHPIGQGLQVVRLDPAVVMTTYAVLRGGRNQWAPLRAVLTEIGAT from the coding sequence ATGGATCTCAAGCGCCTCGAACTGCTGGTGGATCTGTCTCGCCTCGGGTCGATGACCGAGGTGGCGTACGCCCACCACACCAGCACCTCGACGGTCTCGCAGCACCTGGCCGCCCTGACGCGTGAAGCCGGGGTGCCCCTGCTCGAACCCGATGGCCGCCGCGTCCGTCTGACCCCGGCCGGGCGACGTCTGACCGACCACGCCGTACGCATCCTCGCGGAGGTGGATGCCGCCCGGCGCGCGCTCGATCCGGACGCAGAGCCGACCGGGTCGGTCCGGGTCAGCGGCTTCGCCAGTGCGATCCGGCGGACGTTGTTGCCCGCCATCGCAACCTTGTCGACCTCAGCCCCAGGACTGCACGTCGAAATGTTCGAGTTCGAACCCGCGGAGGCGTTCGCGGGACTGCTGGCGGACTCTCTCGATCTGGCCCTGACGTACGACTACCAACTCGCGCCGGCGGCACTGCCCGCCGGCCTGGAGGCCCGCGCGCTGTGGACTCGCACCTGGGGCATCGTGGTGCCCGAGGCGGACGCGCGCGTGACCCTGCCTGAGTTGAGTGGTCGGGACTGGATCGTGAACTCACGCAACGATGCGGACGAGATCGCCGTACGCACTCTCGCGGGACTGGCCGGCTTCTCCCCCTCGATCACCCACCGGATCGAGAACCTCGATCTGGTCTGCGACCTGGTGCGCGCAGGTCGAGGCGTCGGCCTGATGCCCGAAGATCACCCGATCGGCCAGGGGTTGCAGGTCGTACGACTCGATCCGGCGGTCGTGATGACCACCTATGCCGTCCTGCGCGGGGGCAGAAACCAGTGGGCACCGCTGCGGGCGGTGCTCACCGAGATCGGGGCGACCTGA
- the thrS gene encoding threonine--tRNA ligase yields the protein MSQIHVVRAHAEEREERSVETGTKAWELYADQSTVIAARVNGDLKDLAYELVDGDVVESVEMASKDGRDILRHSTAHVLAQAVQQLWPEAKLGIGPPITDGFYYDFDVETPFTPEDLGKLETAMRKIIKEGQRFERRVTTDAEALDELQDEPYKIELIGLKGGAGAEDAAEGASVEVGGGELTIYDNVRRNGDVAWSDLCRGPHLPTTKRIPAFKLMRTAAAYWRGNEKNKQLQRVYGTAWESKEALEEHLHRIEEAERRDHRKLGRELDLYSFPDEIGSGLPVFHPKGGVIKREMEDYVRRRHIEEGFDYVGTPHIAKEGLFHTSGHLPYYGEGMFPPLGVDEQPYRLKAMNCPMHNLIYRSRQRSYRELPLRLFEFGSVYRNEKSGVIHGLTRVRGFAQDDSHSYVTPEQAPDEIRHLLNFCLGLFRDFGLDDFYLELSTRDDAKPDKFIGSDEDWEMATEVLRQVCEESGLELVPDPGGAAYYGPKVSVQARDAIGRTWQMSTIQYDFNQPSEDRFNLEYVAADGTRKQPVMIHSAKFGSIERFIGVLVEHYAGAFPPWLAPVQVQGIPIAERHVDYLHDIARQMKASGLRVEVDESDDRMQKKIRNAQLQKVPFMMIAGDDDVEKGAVSFRYRDGRQDNGVPIAEAIDRVKAAVASREQV from the coding sequence GTGTCCCAGATCCACGTCGTCCGAGCCCACGCCGAGGAGCGCGAGGAACGCAGCGTCGAGACGGGCACCAAGGCGTGGGAGTTGTACGCCGACCAGTCCACCGTGATCGCCGCACGCGTCAACGGCGACCTCAAGGATCTGGCGTACGAACTCGTGGACGGTGACGTCGTCGAGTCGGTGGAGATGGCCAGCAAGGACGGCCGCGACATCTTGCGGCACTCGACCGCCCACGTGTTGGCCCAGGCCGTACAGCAACTGTGGCCGGAGGCCAAGCTCGGCATCGGTCCACCGATCACCGACGGCTTCTACTACGACTTCGACGTCGAGACCCCCTTCACTCCCGAGGACCTCGGCAAACTCGAGACCGCGATGCGCAAGATCATCAAGGAGGGTCAGCGGTTTGAGCGCCGCGTCACCACCGACGCCGAGGCCCTGGACGAACTGCAGGACGAGCCGTACAAGATCGAGTTGATCGGGCTCAAGGGAGGAGCCGGCGCCGAAGACGCGGCCGAGGGGGCGAGCGTCGAAGTTGGCGGCGGCGAACTGACGATCTACGACAACGTCCGACGCAACGGCGACGTCGCCTGGAGCGACCTGTGCCGTGGCCCGCACCTGCCCACCACCAAGCGAATCCCGGCGTTCAAGCTGATGCGCACCGCGGCGGCGTACTGGCGAGGCAACGAGAAGAACAAGCAACTGCAACGTGTCTACGGCACCGCCTGGGAGTCCAAGGAGGCGCTGGAGGAGCACCTGCACCGCATCGAAGAGGCCGAGCGCCGCGACCACCGAAAACTCGGGCGCGAACTCGACCTCTACTCGTTCCCCGACGAGATCGGCTCCGGTCTGCCGGTGTTCCATCCCAAGGGCGGGGTGATCAAGCGTGAGATGGAGGACTACGTACGCCGTCGGCACATCGAGGAGGGCTTCGACTACGTCGGCACCCCCCACATCGCCAAGGAGGGGCTCTTCCACACCTCGGGCCACCTTCCCTATTACGGCGAGGGGATGTTCCCGCCGCTGGGTGTCGACGAGCAGCCCTATCGCCTGAAGGCGATGAACTGCCCGATGCACAACCTGATCTACCGCTCTCGGCAGCGCTCCTATCGTGAGTTGCCGCTGCGGCTGTTCGAGTTCGGGTCGGTCTACCGCAACGAGAAGTCCGGCGTGATCCACGGCCTGACCCGGGTCCGCGGCTTCGCCCAGGACGACTCGCACTCCTACGTCACCCCCGAGCAGGCGCCCGACGAGATCCGGCACCTCCTCAACTTCTGTCTCGGCCTGTTCCGCGACTTCGGCCTCGACGACTTCTATCTCGAACTCTCGACTCGTGATGACGCCAAGCCGGACAAGTTCATCGGCTCGGACGAGGACTGGGAGATGGCGACCGAGGTGCTGCGTCAGGTCTGCGAGGAGTCCGGTCTCGAACTCGTGCCTGACCCGGGCGGGGCGGCCTATTACGGCCCCAAGGTCTCGGTGCAAGCGCGCGACGCGATCGGGCGCACCTGGCAGATGTCGACCATCCAGTACGACTTCAACCAGCCTTCCGAGGACCGCTTCAACCTGGAGTACGTCGCCGCGGACGGCACCCGCAAGCAGCCCGTGATGATCCACTCGGCGAAGTTCGGCTCCATCGAGCGCTTCATCGGCGTGCTGGTCGAGCACTATGCGGGCGCGTTCCCGCCCTGGCTGGCTCCGGTGCAGGTGCAGGGCATCCCGATCGCCGAGCGGCACGTGGACTACCTGCACGACATCGCTCGGCAGATGAAGGCGTCGGGTCTGCGTGTCGAAGTCGACGAGTCCGACGATCGGATGCAGAAGAAGATCCGCAACGCCCAGTTGCAGAAGGTCCCCTTCATGATGATCGCCGGGGACGACGACGTCGAGAAGGGCGCCGTCTCGTTCCGTTATCGCGACGGCCGCCAGGACAACGGCGTGCCGATCGCCGAAGCGATCGATCGGGTCAAGGCAGCAGTGGCCTCGCGCGAGCAGGTCTGA
- a CDS encoding aminotransferase class IV — protein sequence MRVWVNDRLLMDADEAAIRVSDHGFTVGDGVFEALKIVDGQPFALTRHLDRLATSAGALGLPAPDDTKIRMAVAAVLDGFDDPLGRLRITYTGGPSPMGSGRGEVVPTLVVAASPMAPYPSTAHVVTVPWPRNERGALAGVKSTSYAENVVALAYAAKQGAGEAIFTNLAGNVCEGTGSNVFYVVDGELRTPTLASGCLAGVTRALILEWCGAVEVDEPLEHVVATAEEAFLASTTRDAQPIARWDDRHFGDAGPVTREVQETWARRERQHVDP from the coding sequence ATGCGAGTGTGGGTCAACGACAGGCTGCTGATGGACGCGGACGAAGCAGCGATCCGGGTGTCCGATCATGGGTTCACCGTGGGTGACGGGGTGTTCGAAGCGCTCAAGATCGTCGACGGCCAGCCGTTCGCGCTGACCCGCCACCTGGACCGGTTGGCCACCTCTGCTGGCGCCCTCGGTCTGCCCGCCCCGGACGACACCAAGATCCGGATGGCCGTGGCTGCCGTCCTCGACGGCTTCGACGATCCGCTCGGCCGGCTTCGCATTACGTACACCGGCGGACCATCCCCGATGGGCTCGGGGCGAGGTGAAGTGGTGCCCACCCTGGTGGTCGCCGCCTCGCCGATGGCGCCGTACCCCTCGACGGCGCACGTCGTCACCGTCCCCTGGCCACGCAACGAACGCGGCGCCTTGGCCGGAGTGAAGTCCACCTCGTACGCGGAGAACGTGGTCGCCCTGGCGTACGCCGCCAAGCAAGGCGCCGGCGAGGCGATCTTCACCAATCTGGCGGGCAACGTGTGCGAGGGCACCGGTTCGAACGTCTTCTATGTAGTCGACGGCGAGTTGCGCACACCCACCTTGGCATCAGGCTGTCTTGCCGGCGTAACGCGCGCGCTCATCCTCGAGTGGTGTGGCGCCGTCGAGGTGGACGAGCCTCTCGAACACGTGGTGGCCACCGCAGAGGAAGCGTTCCTTGCCTCCACCACCCGAGACGCTCAACCGATCGCGCGCTGGGACGACCGCCACTTCGGCGATGCTGGGCCGGTCACCCGTGAGGTGCAGGAGACGTGGGCACGCCGCGAACGGCAGCACGTCGACCCCTGA